One genomic window of Tenacibaculum tangerinum includes the following:
- a CDS encoding MFS transporter, with translation MKLTKPRLSFWQIWNMNVGFFGIQFSFGLQQSAVNPIFEFLGAHHDELPLLNLAGPVTGLLIQPIIGAISDKTWSPKYGRRKPFFLIGAILASLCLFAFPYSPSLWFAVGLLWVLDAANNIAMEPYRAFVGDKLPDKQLTFGYQMQSLFVGAGITIANFSLFVFQKWFSDTSGIEAVNTIPNWVYYSFFLGAFASVATVLWSVLKTPEIPPSQEELQEIKEFNEGKPHPLIQVFSALLVVLSIPILLGFSVASLAPYLFENYNLLAIIILVFAFAWLFLLYRLIKNNPEVNFIRKFGDLLMPLIEAAEAIKDMPRFMWKLAGVYFFQWYALFVYWQFISPMLKSSLPNITANEALAQVGLMNGTYNFVTMIVALALVPFAKKYGSKKVYVISLFLTGIAMLSMPHIKNEYALLLPMVLLGIGWAAMMGIPYAMVSKIIPSERRGVYMGIVNMMIVIPMLIQTVSFGPIVKYTLNDSPINAIIFGGVFFVIAALLALRLKEPLEISDNDTIDFSGRTEDFNPNNLSR, from the coding sequence ATGAAACTAACAAAACCGAGATTGTCATTTTGGCAAATATGGAATATGAATGTCGGTTTTTTTGGAATTCAATTCAGTTTTGGATTACAACAATCAGCAGTAAATCCAATTTTTGAATTTCTTGGCGCTCACCACGATGAATTACCCTTATTAAACTTAGCAGGTCCAGTGACCGGATTGTTAATTCAACCTATTATTGGAGCCATTTCAGATAAGACATGGTCACCTAAATATGGAAGAAGAAAACCGTTTTTTTTAATAGGAGCCATTCTGGCAAGCTTGTGTTTGTTTGCCTTTCCCTACAGTCCAAGTCTATGGTTTGCAGTAGGTTTGCTTTGGGTATTGGACGCAGCCAACAATATAGCCATGGAACCTTATCGAGCCTTTGTTGGAGATAAATTACCCGATAAACAATTAACTTTTGGTTACCAAATGCAAAGCCTATTTGTAGGAGCGGGAATCACTATCGCTAATTTTTCGTTATTTGTTTTTCAAAAATGGTTCAGCGATACATCAGGTATAGAGGCTGTGAATACCATTCCTAATTGGGTATATTATTCTTTCTTTTTAGGTGCATTCGCATCTGTGGCAACGGTGCTATGGTCTGTTTTAAAGACTCCTGAAATACCTCCATCTCAAGAAGAATTGCAAGAAATCAAGGAATTTAACGAAGGAAAGCCACACCCACTAATTCAGGTTTTTAGTGCTTTATTGGTCGTGCTATCTATTCCTATTTTGCTTGGTTTTAGTGTAGCTTCACTAGCTCCTTATTTGTTTGAGAATTACAATCTTTTGGCCATCATTATATTGGTTTTTGCTTTTGCTTGGTTGTTTTTGCTATATCGCTTAATAAAAAATAATCCAGAGGTTAATTTCATTAGAAAATTTGGTGACTTATTAATGCCACTTATAGAAGCTGCAGAAGCCATAAAAGATATGCCAAGATTTATGTGGAAATTAGCTGGTGTCTATTTCTTTCAGTGGTATGCCTTGTTTGTATATTGGCAATTTATTTCTCCTATGCTAAAAAGTTCTTTACCTAACATTACAGCCAATGAGGCGCTGGCACAAGTTGGTTTAATGAATGGTACGTACAATTTTGTTACTATGATCGTGGCGTTGGCATTGGTACCATTTGCTAAAAAATACGGTTCTAAAAAAGTATATGTTATAAGCCTATTTTTAACAGGAATAGCCATGTTAAGTATGCCTCATATAAAAAATGAATATGCTCTTTTGTTGCCCATGGTGTTGCTCGGTATAGGTTGGGCAGCTATGATGGGCATACCTTACGCTATGGTGTCTAAAATTATACCATCTGAAAGAAGAGGCGTTTACATGGGTATTGTTAATATGATGATAGTTATTCCCATGCTCATACAAACTGTGAGCTTTGGCCCCATTGTAAAATACACATTAAACGATAGCCCGATTAACGCTATTATTTTTGGTGGTGTATTTTTTGTAATAGCAGCACTGTTAGCATTGCGTCTTAAAGAGCCGTTAGAAATTAGCGATAATGATACTATTGATTTTTCAGGTCGTACAGAAGACTTTAACCCTAATAATTTAAGTAGATGA
- a CDS encoding phosphoribosyltransferase family protein, which produces MTEINNIILNTTQIEQKIRRIAFQIYESNSSETAIIIAGIADNGFFLAEKIATVLKEISPLTVLLCKVTIDKTNPINPIKTSITKEEYQNKALVLVDDVLNSGTTLIYGVKHFLEVPLKRFKTAVLVNRNHKKYPVKADFKGISLSTSIKEHVVVEFNDDETIAYLT; this is translated from the coding sequence ATGACCGAAATAAACAATATTATTCTTAATACTACTCAAATTGAACAGAAAATTCGCCGAATTGCCTTTCAAATCTACGAAAGTAATAGTAGCGAGACAGCGATTATTATTGCTGGTATTGCCGATAATGGTTTCTTTTTAGCAGAAAAAATTGCCACAGTTCTAAAAGAAATTTCACCTTTAACAGTACTATTGTGTAAAGTTACGATTGATAAAACAAATCCAATTAACCCTATCAAGACCTCTATTACTAAAGAAGAGTACCAAAACAAAGCATTGGTTTTAGTAGATGATGTTTTAAATTCAGGAACGACCTTAATATACGGAGTAAAACATTTCTTAGAAGTTCCTTTAAAAAGATTTAAAACAGCAGTACTCGTAAATAGAAATCATAAAAAATACCCTGTAAAAGCCGATTTTAAAGGAATTTCATTATCAACTTCAATTAAAGAACACGTGGTTGTAGAGTTTAATGATGATGAAACAATCGCTTACTTAACTTAG
- a CDS encoding alpha-amylase family protein translates to MEQETNNIIHGVMLNAYPDSIGNNLGDMITMLEMPAFKDVFSLFYILPTFFNSDLDRGFSIIDYNINKELVSKANLKALDALKIKLKFDIVLNHLSVASPQFQDLLKKGDQSHYKDFFINWNTFWEGHGEYDNNGVIIPKKKYLNKLFMRKSGLPILKVQFPDGTEQPYWNTFYQKIAYQKIMINDIENVEGLTSTQAKLLCDLVNSAIDSGKDLTSLDFKELSAYKKGVLSIVHQKSTYLGQMDVNAKSQMVWDFYKETLMKLKEFGCKIVRLDAFAYLHKAVGHSNFFNTPGTWHYLERIKEIANAHGLTVLPEIHAEYGLHLHDKVAAKNYQIYDFFLPGLMIHTLETASNKALLAWMNELVSKGFKTVNMLGCHDGIPVLDLKGKEVDCVYYEGLLSESEIEQVMKVILERGGRIKNLYSASGQKLSYYQVNATFYSALGESNKKMLLARAIQLFMPGIPQIWYLDLFAGKNDYAAADKAGSGGHKEINRTNLSLKQVKQGLKEDIVLNQLQIMRLRNTSRAFTGIITIGNTSEEEMDISWTFNNEFAQLKANLRTCSFTINYTESGELKTMSF, encoded by the coding sequence ATGGAACAAGAAACCAATAACATAATACATGGGGTTATGTTGAATGCTTACCCCGATAGTATAGGAAATAATCTTGGTGATATGATAACGATGCTTGAAATGCCAGCATTTAAAGACGTGTTTTCTTTGTTCTATATTCTGCCTACTTTTTTCAATAGTGATTTAGACAGAGGGTTTTCAATCATTGATTATAATATCAATAAAGAATTGGTTTCTAAAGCTAATTTAAAAGCACTAGACGCCCTAAAAATCAAGTTAAAGTTCGATATCGTTTTAAACCATTTGTCAGTAGCTTCTCCACAATTTCAAGACTTATTGAAAAAGGGAGACCAATCTCACTATAAAGATTTTTTTATAAACTGGAATACATTTTGGGAAGGACACGGTGAATATGATAACAATGGGGTTATAATTCCGAAAAAGAAATATCTTAATAAATTATTTATGCGAAAATCGGGACTGCCCATATTAAAAGTCCAGTTTCCCGATGGTACAGAACAGCCGTATTGGAATACGTTTTATCAAAAAATAGCATATCAAAAAATAATGATTAATGATATAGAAAACGTTGAAGGATTGACTTCAACTCAAGCCAAACTACTATGTGATTTAGTCAATTCGGCTATTGATAGCGGTAAGGATTTGACTTCACTTGATTTTAAAGAGCTTAGTGCCTACAAAAAGGGCGTGCTATCTATAGTGCATCAAAAGAGCACCTACCTAGGGCAAATGGATGTGAACGCCAAATCTCAAATGGTCTGGGATTTTTATAAGGAAACATTGATGAAACTAAAAGAGTTTGGTTGTAAAATAGTACGTTTAGATGCGTTTGCATATTTACATAAGGCAGTAGGTCATTCAAACTTTTTTAATACACCAGGAACATGGCACTATCTAGAACGCATTAAAGAAATTGCCAATGCCCATGGTTTAACCGTTTTACCAGAAATTCATGCCGAATACGGATTGCATTTGCACGATAAAGTCGCTGCCAAGAACTATCAAATTTATGATTTCTTCTTACCTGGGTTAATGATACATACACTGGAAACAGCTTCAAATAAAGCACTTTTGGCTTGGATGAATGAATTGGTTTCTAAAGGTTTTAAAACCGTAAACATGCTTGGTTGCCATGATGGCATTCCCGTTTTAGACCTTAAGGGAAAAGAAGTAGATTGCGTATACTACGAAGGACTATTAAGTGAAAGCGAAATAGAACAGGTGATGAAGGTGATATTGGAAAGAGGTGGGCGTATTAAAAATCTGTATAGTGCATCAGGACAAAAATTGTCTTACTATCAAGTAAACGCTACGTTTTATAGTGCTTTAGGAGAGAGTAATAAAAAAATGTTATTGGCAAGAGCCATACAGTTATTTATGCCCGGTATCCCTCAAATTTGGTATTTAGATTTGTTCGCAGGAAAGAACGACTATGCTGCAGCAGATAAAGCGGGTAGTGGCGGCCATAAAGAAATAAATAGAACCAATCTTAGTCTAAAACAGGTAAAACAAGGACTAAAAGAGGATATTGTTTTAAACCAACTTCAAATCATGCGATTAAGAAATACTTCTAGAGCATTTACAGGAATCATAACCATTGGAAATACTTCAGAAGAAGAAATGGATATTTCATGGACTTTTAATAATGAATTCGCTCAATTAAAAGCGAACCTCCGCACCTGTAGCTTTACTATAAATTATACTGAATCTGGAGAGTTGAAAACAATGTCATTTTAA
- a CDS encoding glycoside hydrolase family 97 protein — protein MNKLKQLMYVTLFASVPFFMSCQKQESSFTVNSPDANISVVFALTNSGQPMYKVDYKNKTIIDSSFMSFEFKDLPAMKDDFKIVGTSTNSVDENWEMPWGEQLTVRNNYNEFVVNLEETSQTKRQLNIHFKVYDDGVGFRYEFPEQPNLKEVLITDENTQFNLTGDHDVWWQPGDWDLYEHLYHATKLSKIDAISLKDNPDLHAVHIPQNAVNTPVTMKTDDGMYLSFHEADLTNYAGMTLKVDRENLALQSELVGSERLGGKAKLTVPFNTPWRSIQIAERAGDLIESKLIVNLNDPNKIGDVSYFTPMKYVGIWWEMHIGKSTWDMSATQDMSTWMGDKESGSKHGATTENAKIYIDFASENGFKGLLVEGWNTGWEKWRANGDIREGLFDFMTPYPDYDFDEVMAYAKDKGVEVIMHHETSAAPLTYEKQMDEAYTFMKDNGMNSVKTGYVGEIIPKGEYHHGQWMVNHYQKVLEKAAEKKVAVNAHEPIKATGKRRTYPNAISREGLRGQEFNAWGTDGGNPPEHLPIIAFTRMLAGPIDFTPGIFNIKFDEYKKNNQVSTTLSHQLALYVVIYSPIQMVADLPEHYMLDGKTHPMLQFIKDVGVDWQQTKVLDGEVGDFVVIARKERKTGNWFVGGITGDNARKQTVNFDFLEADKTYEAIIYKDAPDSHWDDNPQAFEIEKIDVTNTSKLDIQLAAGGGFAISIMEK, from the coding sequence ATGAATAAATTAAAACAACTCATGTACGTCACACTTTTTGCAAGTGTACCGTTTTTTATGTCTTGTCAAAAACAAGAAAGTAGTTTTACAGTCAACTCACCAGATGCCAATATTTCAGTAGTATTTGCGCTTACAAATTCTGGTCAGCCCATGTATAAGGTTGACTATAAAAACAAAACTATTATCGATTCATCATTTATGAGTTTCGAATTTAAAGATTTGCCAGCGATGAAAGATGATTTTAAAATTGTGGGTACATCTACTAATAGTGTTGATGAAAACTGGGAGATGCCTTGGGGTGAACAACTTACCGTTAGAAATAATTACAACGAATTTGTTGTAAACTTAGAAGAGACTTCTCAAACCAAAAGACAGCTTAACATTCATTTTAAAGTGTATGATGACGGTGTAGGTTTTAGATACGAATTTCCTGAGCAACCCAACTTAAAAGAAGTTTTAATAACAGATGAAAACACTCAGTTTAATTTAACTGGCGATCATGATGTATGGTGGCAACCTGGAGATTGGGATCTCTACGAGCATTTATACCATGCAACAAAACTTTCTAAAATAGATGCCATTTCCTTAAAAGATAATCCTGACTTACATGCAGTGCACATACCACAAAACGCAGTAAATACACCTGTTACCATGAAAACAGATGATGGTATGTATTTAAGTTTTCACGAAGCCGACCTAACAAATTACGCAGGAATGACCTTAAAAGTCGATCGTGAAAATTTAGCTTTACAAAGTGAGTTGGTAGGTTCAGAACGATTAGGAGGTAAGGCAAAACTAACAGTACCATTTAATACACCATGGCGAAGCATCCAAATTGCAGAACGTGCTGGTGATTTAATAGAATCGAAACTTATTGTAAACTTAAACGACCCTAATAAAATAGGCGATGTAAGTTATTTTACCCCAATGAAATATGTTGGTATTTGGTGGGAAATGCATATAGGTAAATCTACCTGGGACATGAGTGCAACGCAAGATATGAGCACTTGGATGGGTGATAAAGAAAGCGGATCAAAACATGGTGCCACGACCGAAAATGCCAAGATATATATTGATTTTGCATCAGAAAATGGTTTCAAAGGGTTATTAGTTGAAGGTTGGAACACTGGATGGGAAAAATGGCGAGCCAATGGCGATATTAGAGAAGGGCTTTTTGATTTTATGACACCATATCCCGATTACGATTTTGATGAAGTTATGGCGTATGCGAAAGACAAAGGTGTAGAAGTAATTATGCACCATGAAACTTCGGCAGCACCATTAACCTATGAAAAGCAAATGGATGAAGCGTATACTTTTATGAAAGATAATGGTATGAACTCAGTAAAAACAGGTTATGTTGGTGAAATTATTCCAAAAGGAGAATATCACCACGGACAATGGATGGTAAACCACTATCAGAAAGTATTGGAAAAAGCGGCAGAGAAGAAAGTCGCCGTAAATGCACACGAGCCTATTAAGGCAACAGGTAAGCGCAGAACCTATCCTAATGCTATTTCTCGTGAAGGTTTAAGAGGTCAAGAGTTTAACGCTTGGGGTACTGATGGGGGTAACCCACCAGAACATTTACCAATAATAGCATTTACCAGAATGTTGGCTGGCCCAATAGATTTTACCCCAGGAATATTCAATATAAAATTTGATGAGTATAAAAAGAACAATCAAGTAAGTACCACATTGTCACATCAGCTAGCACTTTATGTAGTTATTTATAGCCCCATACAAATGGTGGCAGATTTGCCAGAACATTATATGTTAGATGGTAAAACACATCCAATGCTTCAATTTATTAAAGATGTTGGGGTTGATTGGCAACAAACCAAAGTACTAGATGGTGAAGTAGGCGATTTCGTTGTTATTGCACGTAAAGAGCGTAAAACAGGAAATTGGTTTGTGGGAGGTATTACCGGTGACAATGCGAGAAAACAGACTGTAAACTTCGATTTTTTAGAAGCTGATAAAACTTATGAAGCTATTATTTATAAAGATGCACCCGATTCACACTGGGATGATAATCCACAAGCTTTTGAAATTGAAAAAATAGACGTAACCAACACCTCTAAATTAGATATACAATTAGCCGCAGGAGGCGGATTTGCCATAAGTATTATGGAAAAATAG
- a CDS encoding MFS transporter, which yields MRNIGAKIAIYLNYFVFAILLNSVGIVIEKSIDVYKVTESQASVLEAFKDLPIALVSFLVASFLPRFGYKKAMLTALVIVFLGCTQMVFGNSFLHTKVLFLTIGVSFALVKLSVYSLIGILTDSKKEHASMMSSIEGFFMIGIALAYFLFPAFYSEDENSWLNVYYLLCGFIAISFLFLLFSKIPYEVEPIGTTLREDIEESIKLMVVPLVLVFIISAFLFVMVEQGIMTWLPTFNKKIFNFNSVLSVQMASILALSLALGRFIAGFLTKYVNWVLLVVICVVISGGILMYILPQLQGEAKVIGEISSLSNVPWLGFILPLIGLFIAPIYPLLNSTVLSSLPKSLHSPMSGLIIIFSAFGGTIGSRIVGELFENIGGASAFYFLLIPMGLLIIFVLLINKMSKEQVIR from the coding sequence ATGAGAAATATAGGTGCTAAAATAGCTATTTACCTCAATTATTTTGTATTTGCCATTTTATTGAATAGCGTTGGTATAGTTATCGAAAAATCTATTGATGTATACAAAGTCACCGAATCTCAAGCTTCTGTTTTAGAAGCGTTTAAAGATTTACCTATTGCTTTGGTATCGTTTCTAGTAGCATCCTTCTTACCACGCTTCGGTTATAAAAAAGCGATGCTCACAGCCTTGGTCATTGTATTTCTTGGCTGCACGCAGATGGTTTTTGGAAATTCATTTTTACATACCAAAGTTTTGTTTTTAACAATTGGTGTTAGCTTTGCATTAGTAAAGCTTTCGGTGTATTCTCTCATTGGAATTTTAACAGATTCTAAAAAAGAACATGCCTCGATGATGAGTTCCATCGAAGGTTTTTTTATGATTGGAATTGCCTTGGCTTATTTTCTCTTTCCTGCTTTTTATTCAGAAGATGAAAATTCATGGCTTAATGTGTATTATTTGCTATGTGGGTTTATAGCCATCTCTTTTTTGTTCTTGCTGTTCTCTAAAATTCCGTATGAAGTAGAGCCTATTGGTACGACCTTAAGGGAAGATATAGAGGAATCTATTAAACTTATGGTGGTGCCATTGGTATTGGTTTTTATTATTTCTGCATTTCTATTTGTAATGGTAGAGCAGGGCATAATGACATGGTTGCCCACGTTCAATAAGAAAATATTCAATTTTAATTCAGTATTAAGTGTACAAATGGCCAGTATATTAGCACTTTCGTTAGCCTTAGGAAGATTTATCGCAGGATTTTTAACAAAGTATGTTAATTGGGTACTTTTGGTCGTGATTTGTGTCGTGATTTCTGGAGGCATTTTAATGTATATTTTACCACAATTGCAAGGCGAAGCTAAAGTCATTGGTGAGATTTCTAGCTTATCGAATGTACCGTGGCTAGGCTTTATTTTACCGCTAATAGGGTTATTTATAGCACCAATTTACCCTCTTTTAAATTCAACGGTATTAAGTTCCCTTCCTAAAAGTTTACATTCCCCAATGTCGGGTTTAATTATTATATTTTCTGCTTTCGGAGGTACCATTGGTTCTAGAATAGTAGGTGAGTTATTCGAAAACATTGGAGGAGCCAGTGCCTTTTATTTTTTGTTGATTCCGATGGGACTATTAATAATTTTTGTTTTACTAATTAATAAAATGTCTAAAGAGCAAGTTATTAGATAA
- a CDS encoding trehalase family glycosidase, with product MIFSLNIDHILQKLLQQEDTDGDKKITIEDKGSKAFEIVSVTGEKYMVKGTYHLSNLLQELVISKNKGNTIAKIPLTKIVEPPVQRTSRMIRDYYWESLTRKMDETGIKRLISDTKNKTLTATTLRIYVPFHDTLAFHYYKNLETKLPIKTCKLPETITPEYVQSINNKPGILSLKLTSENGKIQGVPFVVPGGRFNEMYGWDSYFESIGLLIDGREDLAKAMADNFQYEIEHYGKILNANRSYYLTRTQPPFYTSLIQEVFNITKDKDWLKSHLETAIHEYETVWMVQGKRLTANKLNRYFAEGIGIPPEVEEGHYDAILKPFANKQPCTVEDYIRKYQNNEIDNPFLDTYFLHDRTVRESGHDTSYRIEGNCADFNLVELNALLYKYETDFAHVIKTQFNDNFKTAVGKTYTFEYWNEKAKQRQTLSNQYLWNASKGMYFDYDTKTQQQSHYIAATTFIPMWAEMASKEQAQQLLEKALPLLLEKGGIAGSTEESRGEISDERPQRQWDYPNGWAPHQMMIWKGLLNYGYHQEAQQLIYRWLYMITKNVVDYNGTIPEKYDVVEATHKVFAEYGNVGTDFEYITQEGFGWMNASYQYGLSLLDEAYIPKLNSLTYPEDLF from the coding sequence ATGATTTTTTCATTAAACATAGACCATATTTTGCAGAAACTATTGCAACAAGAAGATACCGATGGTGATAAAAAAATTACTATTGAAGATAAGGGTTCTAAAGCTTTTGAAATAGTATCTGTTACAGGTGAAAAATATATGGTGAAAGGAACGTACCATCTTTCCAATTTATTGCAAGAATTGGTCATTTCAAAAAACAAAGGAAACACAATAGCAAAAATACCATTAACTAAGATTGTTGAACCACCCGTACAAAGAACCTCTCGAATGATTCGCGATTATTATTGGGAAAGTTTAACAAGGAAAATGGATGAAACAGGTATTAAAAGGCTTATAAGCGATACTAAAAACAAAACACTTACGGCAACAACGTTGCGTATTTATGTTCCATTTCACGATACCTTAGCGTTTCATTATTACAAAAACTTAGAAACAAAACTACCGATAAAAACGTGTAAGTTACCCGAAACCATCACACCAGAATATGTTCAATCCATCAACAATAAACCTGGGATTTTATCTTTAAAGTTAACATCGGAAAATGGAAAAATACAAGGTGTTCCTTTTGTGGTTCCAGGAGGACGCTTTAACGAAATGTATGGATGGGACAGTTATTTTGAATCCATAGGCTTGCTCATAGATGGTAGAGAGGATTTAGCAAAAGCCATGGCGGATAACTTTCAGTATGAAATTGAACATTATGGAAAAATATTGAATGCGAATCGCTCGTATTACCTCACTAGAACGCAACCTCCGTTTTATACAAGTCTTATTCAAGAGGTTTTTAATATCACTAAAGATAAAGATTGGCTAAAGTCTCATTTAGAAACCGCTATACACGAATATGAAACAGTTTGGATGGTTCAAGGAAAACGACTTACCGCCAATAAATTAAACAGGTATTTTGCCGAGGGAATTGGAATACCACCAGAAGTAGAAGAGGGACATTACGATGCTATTTTAAAACCTTTTGCAAATAAGCAACCTTGTACTGTTGAAGATTATATTCGTAAGTACCAAAATAACGAAATTGATAATCCTTTTTTAGATACCTATTTTCTGCATGATAGAACCGTAAGAGAATCTGGTCATGATACCTCATACAGAATAGAAGGTAATTGTGCAGATTTTAATTTGGTTGAACTCAACGCATTACTGTATAAATATGAAACAGATTTTGCGCATGTAATCAAAACACAGTTCAACGATAATTTTAAAACAGCTGTGGGAAAAACCTATACTTTTGAATATTGGAACGAAAAGGCAAAACAGCGACAAACACTTTCAAATCAGTACCTTTGGAATGCGAGTAAGGGTATGTATTTTGATTATGATACTAAAACCCAGCAACAGTCACACTATATAGCGGCGACAACCTTTATCCCAATGTGGGCAGAAATGGCAAGTAAAGAGCAGGCACAACAATTGTTAGAAAAGGCGTTACCACTTTTATTGGAAAAAGGAGGTATTGCAGGAAGTACCGAAGAAAGTAGGGGAGAGATTTCTGACGAGCGTCCGCAACGACAGTGGGATTATCCTAACGGTTGGGCACCGCATCAAATGATGATTTGGAAAGGACTATTAAACTACGGATACCACCAAGAAGCACAACAGTTAATTTATCGTTGGCTGTATATGATTACCAAGAATGTGGTTGACTACAACGGTACCATTCCAGAAAAATACGATGTTGTAGAGGCTACCCATAAGGTGTTTGCAGAGTATGGTAACGTTGGAACCGATTTTGAGTATATCACTCAAGAAGGCTTTGGCTGGATGAATGCATCATACCAATACGGATTATCTTTATTGGACGAAGCATACATACCCAAATTAAACAGTTTAACATATCCAGAGGATTTGTTTTAA
- a CDS encoding shikimate kinase has protein sequence MKIVLLGYMASGKSTIGRGFAEKKQISFIDLDDYIEKKEEKTISEIFEERGEIYFRKQEHKYLKELLDKKESFVLSLGGGTPCYAGNMDVLSSHEEVSSVYLKTSIKTIVDRLMNEKSKRPLVARLKEEALSEFVAKHLFERSYYYNQANYMIVLDNKSVDDIIDDLQVILS, from the coding sequence ATGAAAATAGTATTATTAGGGTATATGGCAAGTGGCAAATCGACTATTGGACGCGGTTTTGCTGAAAAAAAGCAAATTTCGTTTATCGATTTAGATGATTATATAGAGAAAAAAGAAGAAAAAACAATTTCTGAAATCTTCGAAGAAAGAGGAGAAATTTATTTTCGTAAGCAAGAACATAAGTACTTAAAAGAGTTGTTAGATAAAAAAGAAAGCTTTGTGCTGTCTTTAGGAGGAGGCACTCCTTGCTATGCAGGAAACATGGATGTACTATCAAGCCATGAAGAAGTAAGTTCGGTGTATTTAAAAACATCAATCAAAACAATTGTAGACAGATTGATGAACGAGAAAAGTAAACGTCCATTGGTAGCTCGTTTAAAAGAAGAAGCGTTGTCAGAATTTGTGGCAAAGCACTTATTTGAACGCAGTTATTATTATAATCAAGCGAATTATATGATAGTTTTAGACAATAAAAGTGTAGATGACATTATAGACGATTTACAGGTTATACTAAGTTAA
- a CDS encoding carbohydrate kinase family protein: MNQIDILCVGEVLIDFIGHQHGVQINNTRDYHRYLGGSPTNVAMNMARLGLKPVLVSTVGDDGFGEYIFQRLSEAGVLTAYVKKINDKPTSVIFVSKTDGTPDFIPFREADIFISEDQITQDILKRTKIFHTTCFALSKMPAQTTILKKAKEAYEMGCKLSIDINYSNKIWNSREDALKIIKAYCQFNPLIKISEDDMLRFFEKELPHEDIFEFFHKNGVDTVCLTLGSSGVKLSQKGNEIIQLPAKKIEKVMDATGAGDAFWSGFLYAYIQEKPVEDCLEVALKLAALKLQNVGRLPDNSNILSELL; the protein is encoded by the coding sequence ATGAATCAGATTGATATTTTATGTGTCGGAGAAGTTTTAATAGACTTTATAGGACATCAACACGGAGTTCAAATAAATAACACAAGAGATTATCATAGGTATTTAGGAGGTTCGCCTACTAATGTGGCTATGAATATGGCTAGATTAGGATTAAAGCCAGTATTAGTCTCAACTGTGGGAGATGACGGGTTTGGTGAATATATCTTTCAACGCCTTTCTGAAGCTGGCGTACTTACAGCATATGTAAAAAAGATAAACGATAAGCCAACGAGCGTTATATTCGTATCTAAAACAGATGGTACCCCAGATTTTATTCCGTTTCGTGAAGCTGATATCTTTATATCAGAAGATCAAATAACTCAAGACATACTTAAAAGAACGAAAATATTCCATACCACCTGTTTCGCTTTAAGCAAGATGCCCGCACAAACTACCATACTAAAAAAAGCCAAAGAAGCTTATGAGATGGGTTGTAAGTTGAGCATAGACATCAATTATTCAAATAAGATTTGGAATAGCCGAGAAGACGCTCTAAAGATAATAAAAGCCTATTGCCAGTTTAATCCATTAATTAAAATTAGTGAGGATGATATGCTTCGGTTTTTTGAGAAAGAACTACCCCATGAGGATATTTTTGAGTTTTTTCACAAAAATGGTGTTGATACGGTATGTTTAACACTGGGAAGCAGTGGTGTTAAACTTTCCCAAAAAGGAAATGAAATCATTCAGTTGCCTGCAAAAAAAATAGAAAAGGTAATGGATGCTACGGGGGCGGGAGATGCCTTCTGGTCTGGTTTCTTGTATGCTTACATACAAGAGAAACCTGTAGAAGACTGTTTAGAAGTAGCCCTAAAGCTTGCTGCATTAAAGCTACAAAATGTTGGAAGGCTACCAGATAATAGCAATATTTTATCCGAACTTTTATAG